The proteins below are encoded in one region of Amycolatopsis acidiphila:
- a CDS encoding SDR family NAD(P)-dependent oxidoreductase: MNQVLDLFRLDGKVAVVTGASSGLGAGFALALAQAGADVVLAARRVDRLRDTEKQVAETGRRALTVAADVSDPEQCEAVAEQAVAALGRIDILVNNAGVGTAIPALREPPGEFRRVIDVNLNGAYWAAQACARRMEPGSSIVNIASVLGLIKSYAPQAAYAASKAGLIGLTRDLSQQWSGRRGIRVNAIAPGYFASEMTAEIPEDQLLTFVRQTSTLGRLGVQHELDAAVVFLASPASSYITGTTLAVDGGMSGH; the protein is encoded by the coding sequence ATGAATCAGGTACTCGATCTTTTCCGGCTGGACGGCAAGGTCGCCGTCGTCACCGGAGCGAGCTCGGGTCTGGGCGCCGGCTTCGCGCTGGCACTCGCCCAGGCCGGTGCCGACGTGGTCCTGGCCGCGCGCCGCGTGGACCGGCTGCGCGACACCGAGAAACAGGTTGCCGAGACCGGCAGGCGCGCCCTCACCGTGGCCGCCGACGTCAGCGATCCCGAGCAGTGCGAAGCGGTCGCGGAACAGGCTGTGGCCGCGTTGGGCCGGATCGACATCCTGGTCAACAACGCCGGTGTCGGCACCGCGATCCCGGCGCTGCGGGAACCGCCGGGCGAGTTCCGCCGCGTCATCGACGTGAACCTCAACGGCGCCTACTGGGCGGCCCAGGCGTGCGCCCGCCGGATGGAACCGGGCTCGAGCATCGTCAACATCGCGAGCGTGCTCGGGCTGATCAAGTCCTACGCGCCGCAAGCCGCCTACGCCGCCAGCAAGGCCGGGCTCATCGGGCTGACCCGCGACCTGTCCCAGCAGTGGTCCGGCAGGCGCGGGATCCGCGTGAACGCCATCGCACCCGGCTACTTCGCCAGCGAGATGACCGCCGAGATCCCCGAAGACCAGCTTCTGACCTTCGTCCGGCAGACCAGCACGCTGGGGCGGCTCGGCGTGCAACACGAGCTCGACGCCGCGGTCGTGTTCCTGGCGAGCCCGGCATCCTCCTACATCACGGGCACCACGCTGGCGGTCGACGGCGGGATGTCCGGGCACTGA
- a CDS encoding acyl-CoA dehydrogenase family protein, translating to MAVDLRPEPAVAELARRTAEFVREVVVPVEEQHHGVARTEDIRTDLQRRAKAAGVFAPHVGVGFGGHGLDMRGRAAVFEEAGYSLLGPLALNIAAPDEGNMHLLEAIATDQQRDRYLRPLAAGEVRSCFAMTEPAPGAGSDPSALTTRAERVAGGWRIDGRKWFITGADGAAFTICMARTSGEPGAQGGATMFLVDGDNPGLKTVRHIDTLDESLYGGHIELLFEDCVVTDDAVLGEVDQGFRYAQVRLGPARMTHCMRWLGLARRAQDIATERAAQRHLFGSRLGELGMVQQMIADNEIDIAASRGLILQACWELDQGGSASQATSIAKTFCAEAVWRVVDRALQICGSLGVSGDILLGRFLREVRPFRIYDGPSETHRWAIARRVLRRHDKAATR from the coding sequence ATGGCAGTCGACCTCAGGCCTGAGCCCGCCGTCGCGGAGCTCGCCCGGCGGACCGCCGAGTTCGTCCGCGAGGTGGTCGTCCCGGTCGAAGAACAGCACCACGGCGTCGCGCGCACCGAGGACATCCGGACCGATCTGCAGCGCCGCGCGAAGGCCGCCGGCGTCTTCGCACCACACGTGGGCGTCGGCTTCGGCGGGCACGGGCTCGACATGCGAGGGCGGGCAGCGGTGTTCGAGGAGGCCGGGTACTCGCTGCTGGGCCCGCTGGCGCTGAACATCGCGGCGCCCGACGAGGGCAACATGCACCTGCTCGAGGCCATCGCGACCGACCAGCAGCGCGACCGCTACCTGCGCCCGCTCGCCGCCGGCGAGGTCCGCTCGTGCTTCGCCATGACCGAACCCGCACCCGGCGCCGGCTCGGACCCGAGCGCGCTGACGACCCGTGCCGAACGTGTCGCGGGCGGGTGGCGGATCGACGGGCGCAAGTGGTTCATCACCGGTGCGGACGGCGCGGCGTTCACGATCTGCATGGCCAGGACCTCGGGCGAGCCGGGCGCCCAGGGCGGGGCGACGATGTTCCTGGTCGACGGCGACAACCCCGGGCTGAAGACCGTCCGGCACATTGACACGCTGGACGAGAGCCTCTACGGCGGCCACATCGAGTTGCTCTTCGAGGACTGCGTGGTGACCGACGACGCGGTGCTCGGCGAGGTCGACCAGGGCTTCCGGTACGCGCAGGTCCGGCTGGGGCCCGCCCGGATGACCCACTGCATGCGGTGGCTGGGCCTGGCCCGGCGTGCCCAGGACATCGCCACCGAGCGGGCGGCGCAGCGGCACTTGTTCGGCTCCCGGCTCGGCGAGCTCGGCATGGTCCAGCAGATGATCGCCGACAACGAGATCGACATCGCCGCCTCCCGCGGGCTGATCCTGCAGGCCTGCTGGGAGCTCGACCAGGGCGGGTCGGCTTCCCAGGCGACCTCGATCGCCAAGACCTTCTGCGCCGAAGCGGTCTGGCGGGTGGTGGACCGCGCCCTGCAGATCTGCGGCTCCCTCGGCGTCTCCGGCGACATCCTGCTCGGCCGGTTCCTGCGGGAGGTCCGGCCGTTCCGGATCTACGACGGTCCTTCCGAGACACACCGGTGGGCCATCGCGCGCCGCGTACTCCGCCGCCACGACAAGGCGGCCACCCGGTGA
- a CDS encoding aldehyde dehydrogenase family protein: MTATVTPAGLGEARLYVGGGWLDATSGGTMDKIDPRTGQVQGSVQLAGAAEVDKAVAAAKAAFPAWRDLSGAERRKALLRLERIIEEHAAELGEIAAAEGGTAVGLATGGHMVAASWFGYYAGWADKIEGTVVPGIPGGVDYTLAEPYGVVGIIITWNGPMISVAMKVAPALAAGNTVVLKSPELAPFAIQRFAELIEDAGLPPGVLNILPGGPEAGDRLVRHPDVGKISFTGGHGTARKILEAAQPTLKPVALELGGKSANLVFPDADLDATVPFAVGFTVGLMSGQGCALPTRMIVHREIYDEVVRRLREAVEALPVGDPLDPSNVVGPVVSSAACYRILGMIDEARTSGAGRVVTGGERAGGELAEGFYVKPTVLADVDNSSRIAQEEIFGPVLVVLPFDDEEEGIRLANESTYGLAAFVQTKDSARAHRVAARLEAGSVFVNGFVPVMPSAPFGGYKQSGYGREGGRPGLDEFLQTKNVYIATS; this comes from the coding sequence ATGACAGCAACAGTTACCCCGGCAGGCCTGGGGGAGGCCAGGCTCTACGTCGGCGGCGGGTGGCTGGACGCCACGTCCGGCGGGACGATGGACAAGATCGACCCGCGCACCGGGCAGGTGCAGGGTTCGGTGCAGCTCGCAGGCGCCGCGGAGGTGGACAAGGCGGTGGCCGCGGCGAAGGCGGCCTTCCCGGCGTGGCGGGACCTCTCGGGCGCCGAGCGACGCAAGGCCCTGCTGCGCCTGGAGCGGATCATCGAGGAGCACGCGGCCGAGCTCGGCGAGATCGCCGCGGCCGAGGGCGGTACCGCGGTCGGCCTGGCCACCGGCGGGCACATGGTCGCGGCGAGCTGGTTCGGCTACTACGCGGGCTGGGCCGACAAGATCGAGGGCACCGTCGTGCCCGGCATTCCCGGCGGGGTCGACTACACCCTCGCCGAGCCCTACGGCGTGGTCGGCATCATCATCACCTGGAACGGCCCGATGATCTCGGTCGCGATGAAGGTCGCGCCCGCGCTCGCGGCCGGTAACACCGTGGTGCTGAAGTCGCCCGAACTCGCACCGTTCGCGATCCAGCGCTTCGCCGAGCTGATCGAGGACGCCGGGCTGCCGCCGGGCGTGCTCAACATCCTGCCCGGCGGGCCCGAGGCGGGTGACCGGCTGGTGCGGCACCCGGACGTCGGGAAGATCTCGTTCACCGGCGGCCACGGCACCGCCCGCAAGATCCTCGAAGCGGCGCAGCCCACACTCAAGCCGGTCGCGCTCGAACTCGGTGGCAAGTCGGCGAACCTGGTGTTCCCCGACGCCGACCTCGACGCGACGGTGCCGTTCGCGGTCGGTTTCACCGTCGGGCTGATGTCCGGTCAGGGCTGCGCGCTGCCGACCCGGATGATCGTGCACCGCGAGATCTACGACGAGGTGGTGCGGCGGCTGCGCGAGGCGGTCGAGGCGCTGCCCGTCGGCGACCCGCTCGATCCGTCCAATGTGGTCGGACCGGTGGTCAGCTCCGCCGCCTGCTACCGAATCCTCGGCATGATCGACGAGGCCAGGACGTCCGGCGCCGGCCGGGTGGTGACCGGCGGCGAGCGGGCGGGCGGGGAGCTGGCCGAGGGGTTCTACGTCAAGCCCACCGTGCTCGCCGACGTGGACAACTCCAGCCGGATCGCGCAGGAGGAGATCTTCGGCCCGGTTCTGGTGGTGCTGCCCTTCGACGACGAGGAGGAGGGCATCCGGCTGGCGAACGAGTCGACCTACGGGCTGGCCGCGTTCGTCCAGACCAAGGACAGCGCGCGGGCACACCGGGTCGCGGCCCGGCTGGAGGCGGGCAGCGTGTTCGTCAACGGTTTCGTTCCGGTGATGCCGTCCGCGCCCTTCGGCGGCTACAAGCAGAGCGGGTACGGGCGCGAGGGCGGCAGGCCCGGCCTCGACGAGTTCCTGCAGACCAAGAACGTCTACATCGCGACGAGCTGA
- a CDS encoding TetR/AcrR family transcriptional regulator translates to MPVDVPEESRIIDAAYRCLAQSDGEGVSMTDILGAAGLSTRAFYRHFESKDALLLAMFRRDSDRLHAELDAAARSAASPAEALRTWIEGYLRLTAQPRRRQRVLMLSSAELLGASGYAEARAQSMRQLQEHIAGILRQGQADGSFPWTDPEADARAVRAILTEAFSERMSRSARTTAADAAEQVTDFAFRALGAGKRG, encoded by the coding sequence GTGCCGGTTGACGTCCCGGAGGAGTCGCGGATCATCGACGCCGCCTATCGCTGCCTGGCGCAGAGCGATGGCGAAGGCGTCTCGATGACGGACATCCTCGGCGCCGCCGGGCTGTCCACTCGTGCGTTCTACCGGCACTTCGAATCCAAGGACGCGCTGCTGCTGGCGATGTTCCGGCGTGACAGCGACCGGCTGCACGCGGAGCTCGACGCGGCCGCCCGCTCGGCGGCCTCACCGGCCGAGGCGCTGCGGACCTGGATCGAGGGTTATCTGCGGCTGACCGCGCAGCCCCGGCGGCGGCAGCGGGTACTCATGCTGTCCTCGGCGGAACTGCTCGGCGCCTCGGGCTACGCCGAGGCGCGGGCGCAGTCGATGCGCCAGCTGCAGGAGCACATCGCCGGGATCCTCCGCCAGGGACAGGCCGACGGCTCGTTCCCGTGGACCGACCCCGAGGCGGACGCCCGGGCCGTCCGGGCGATCCTGACCGAGGCGTTCAGCGAGCGGATGAGCAGGTCCGCGCGGACGACGGCGGCCGACGCGGCGGAACAGGTGACCGACTTCGCCTTCCGGGCGCTCGGCGCCGGGAAGCGCGGCTGA
- a CDS encoding TetR/AcrR family transcriptional regulator, with product MNSSKPVRGRPRDPAVEKRILTAAMDTYARTGWAAFTMDAVAQCSGVGKSALYLRWSSKEKLLVDALEEHSAPVLAPDTGALETDVLALATELLRYFLDPVGWVAVRVAVDSAVQTAAFGHIRDRIVRMHNEAASDMVQRAVRRGEFPGEEQVQPFIQALYGAVLMHVLTLDPGGRDQARDNLEEHVAPLVDFVLSRIRPE from the coding sequence ATGAACTCCTCCAAGCCCGTCCGGGGGCGCCCCCGCGACCCCGCCGTGGAGAAGCGGATCCTCACCGCGGCGATGGACACCTACGCACGCACCGGCTGGGCCGCCTTCACGATGGACGCGGTCGCCCAGTGCTCCGGCGTGGGCAAGTCCGCGCTCTACCTGCGGTGGTCCAGCAAGGAGAAGCTGCTCGTGGACGCTCTGGAGGAACACTCGGCGCCCGTGCTGGCACCCGACACCGGCGCGCTGGAGACCGACGTGCTGGCGCTGGCGACAGAGCTCCTGCGGTACTTCCTCGACCCGGTGGGCTGGGTCGCCGTGCGGGTGGCGGTCGACTCCGCGGTGCAGACCGCCGCGTTCGGCCACATCCGCGACCGCATCGTGCGGATGCACAACGAGGCGGCCTCGGACATGGTCCAGCGCGCGGTACGACGTGGCGAATTCCCCGGCGAGGAACAGGTCCAGCCGTTCATCCAGGCCCTCTACGGCGCCGTGCTGATGCACGTGCTGACGCTGGACCCCGGCGGCCGGGACCAGGCCCGCGACAACCTCGAAGAGCACGTCGCTCCCCTCGTCGATTTCGTGCTCAGCCGCATCCGGCCGGAGTGA
- a CDS encoding MFS transporter, whose translation MENSSTRTANGEEADMETPPAARAAAPGRQRWLRLIPIVFVTYSLAYLDRSNFSIAVAGGMSQDLHLTGTTSGLIGASFFAGYFLLQVPGVLYADRHSVRSLIFCSVLAWGFLATLQGLLTSVTALIVVRFLLGAVEAAVLPALVVLLARWFTKPERGRANAFLILGNPVTVMWLSALSGYLIEATSWRWMFIIEGIPAVIWAFHFRAQVHDRPADARWLDPDERDAVDHAIAAEQAELAQTLETGERHPLAEALRSRTVLLLSAQYLLWSIGVYGFVFWLPSIVKSGSSAGIGATGLLSAIPYAFAVVAMLLNSRSSDRTRYRKRYVWPWLLGGAVTFYGSYLAGHDAFWLSFPLLVLAGIAMYAPYGPFFALVPELLPRRTAGVAVALVNSAGALGGFVGTYLVGWLRTATGTDGAAFLMLAGTMAASALILLPVRSPKRTVV comes from the coding sequence GTGGAAAACTCGTCAACCCGCACGGCGAACGGCGAGGAGGCCGACATGGAGACGCCACCGGCGGCACGGGCAGCGGCGCCTGGGCGGCAGCGCTGGCTGCGCCTGATCCCGATCGTCTTCGTCACCTACAGCCTCGCCTACCTCGACCGGTCGAACTTCTCGATCGCCGTGGCAGGCGGGATGTCGCAGGACCTGCACCTGACCGGCACGACCTCCGGTCTCATCGGCGCCTCGTTCTTCGCCGGGTACTTCCTGCTGCAGGTACCGGGCGTGCTCTACGCCGACCGCCACAGCGTGCGCAGCCTGATCTTCTGCTCGGTGCTCGCCTGGGGCTTCCTCGCCACCCTGCAGGGCCTGCTCACCTCGGTGACCGCGCTGATCGTGGTCCGGTTCCTGCTGGGCGCCGTCGAGGCGGCGGTCCTGCCCGCGCTCGTGGTGCTGCTCGCGCGCTGGTTCACCAAGCCCGAGCGCGGCCGCGCGAACGCGTTCCTCATCCTGGGCAACCCGGTGACCGTGATGTGGCTCTCGGCGCTGTCGGGCTACCTGATCGAGGCGACGTCGTGGCGCTGGATGTTCATCATCGAAGGCATCCCGGCCGTGATCTGGGCGTTCCACTTCCGCGCGCAGGTGCACGACCGGCCGGCCGACGCGCGGTGGCTCGACCCGGACGAGCGCGACGCCGTCGACCACGCGATCGCCGCCGAGCAGGCCGAGCTCGCGCAAACCCTGGAGACCGGTGAACGGCACCCGCTCGCCGAAGCCCTGCGCTCCCGTACGGTGCTGCTGCTGTCCGCGCAGTACCTGCTGTGGAGCATCGGCGTGTACGGCTTCGTGTTCTGGCTGCCGTCGATCGTCAAGTCGGGCTCGTCCGCCGGGATCGGCGCCACCGGCCTGCTGTCGGCGATCCCGTATGCGTTCGCCGTGGTCGCGATGCTGCTGAACTCGCGCAGCTCGGATCGGACCCGGTACCGCAAGCGGTACGTGTGGCCGTGGCTGCTCGGCGGCGCCGTCACCTTCTACGGCTCCTACCTCGCCGGGCACGACGCCTTCTGGTTATCGTTCCCCCTGCTGGTCCTCGCCGGGATCGCGATGTACGCGCCTTACGGGCCGTTCTTCGCGCTCGTCCCGGAGCTGCTGCCGCGCCGTACCGCCGGTGTCGCCGTGGCGCTGGTCAACTCCGCCGGTGCCCTCGGCGGATTCGTGGGCACGTACCTCGTCGGCTGGCTGCGCACCGCGACCGGCACCGACGGAGCGGCATTCCTGATGCTGGCGGGCACGATGGCCGCTTCCGCCCTGATCCTGCTTCCGGTACGCAGTCCGAAAAGGACGGTCGTGTAA
- a CDS encoding mycofactocin-coupled SDR family oxidoreductase — MSAPLEGRVAFITGVARGQGRAHAVRLARDGADIIGVDICADVSSMDYPNASPADLDETVKLVEEQGRRIVARQADIRDYAGLESAFGEGFAEFGRVDIIIANAGIVRLTPEADPLREWHDIIDTNLSGAFHTVRVALPAMRAAGRGGAIVLTSSSAGLKGTGSAQAGPQAYTAAKRGLVGYMQVLANDLAPDWIRVNTIHPTGVATGMVMNEAMQRLTADPDADMSTMQNALPIPILQPEDIANAVAWLVNDEQKYITGVQLPLDAGFSVR, encoded by the coding sequence ATGAGCGCACCACTGGAAGGCCGCGTCGCTTTCATCACCGGCGTCGCGCGCGGGCAGGGCCGCGCGCACGCCGTCCGCTTGGCGCGCGACGGCGCGGACATCATCGGCGTCGACATCTGCGCCGACGTGTCCTCGATGGACTATCCGAACGCCTCGCCCGCGGATCTGGACGAGACGGTGAAACTGGTCGAAGAACAGGGCCGCCGGATCGTCGCGCGGCAGGCCGACATCCGGGACTACGCCGGGCTCGAGTCGGCGTTCGGCGAGGGCTTCGCCGAGTTCGGCCGGGTCGACATCATCATCGCCAACGCCGGCATCGTGCGGCTCACGCCCGAGGCGGATCCGTTGCGGGAGTGGCACGACATCATCGACACCAACCTCTCCGGTGCCTTCCACACCGTCCGGGTCGCGCTGCCCGCGATGCGCGCGGCGGGGCGCGGCGGGGCCATCGTGCTCACCAGTTCCAGCGCGGGGCTCAAGGGCACCGGCAGCGCCCAGGCCGGCCCGCAGGCCTACACCGCGGCCAAGCGAGGGCTGGTCGGGTACATGCAGGTCCTGGCCAACGACCTCGCGCCGGACTGGATCCGGGTCAACACCATCCACCCGACCGGAGTGGCCACCGGCATGGTCATGAACGAGGCCATGCAGCGGCTGACGGCCGATCCGGACGCGGACATGTCCACCATGCAGAACGCGCTGCCGATCCCGATCCTGCAACCGGAGGACATCGCCAACGCGGTGGCGTGGCTGGTCAACGACGAGCAGAAGTACATCACCGGGGTGCAGCTCCCGCTGGACGCGGGCTTCTCCGTCCGCTGA
- a CDS encoding phosphotransferase family protein, with amino-acid sequence MSGVPCSTVDGLDLPALERFFATHVPEFRGGLTAELLQGGRSNLTYLVTDGSHKWVLRRPPLGGLTPSAHDMLREYRVVAALAGSGVPVARAVAHADAGVLDVPFAVVEHVDGTVIRTVEQLHALPGDEIARCAYGLVDVLARLHAVDPAAVGLAEFGRPEGYLSRQVRRWYDQWQRVRTRELADLDRLHDLLAAGCPAESGASIVHGDYRIDNAILDPADPGTVRAVVDWEMATLGDPLADLALHLVYADPTFAPVLAGSAASTSERLPPAADLAQRYARSGGRDLGELGFYLSLGYFKIAVIAEGIHARFRRGMTRGAGFDTVGEAVAPLAAAGLRVLGKAL; translated from the coding sequence GTGAGCGGCGTCCCTTGCTCCACAGTGGACGGTCTGGACCTGCCCGCGCTGGAACGGTTCTTCGCCACGCACGTACCGGAGTTCCGCGGCGGCCTCACCGCCGAGCTGCTGCAGGGCGGCCGGTCGAACCTGACCTACCTGGTCACCGACGGATCGCACAAGTGGGTGCTCCGCCGCCCTCCGCTCGGCGGGCTCACCCCGTCGGCGCACGACATGCTACGCGAGTACCGGGTCGTGGCCGCTCTCGCCGGCAGTGGCGTTCCCGTCGCCCGTGCGGTCGCGCACGCGGACGCCGGCGTGCTCGACGTCCCCTTCGCCGTGGTCGAGCACGTCGACGGGACCGTGATCCGGACGGTCGAACAGCTGCACGCGCTGCCCGGCGACGAGATCGCCCGCTGCGCCTACGGCCTGGTCGACGTGCTCGCCCGGCTGCACGCCGTCGATCCCGCGGCGGTCGGGCTGGCGGAGTTCGGCCGCCCGGAGGGCTATCTGTCCCGGCAGGTCCGGCGCTGGTACGACCAGTGGCAGCGGGTCCGGACCCGCGAACTCGCCGACCTCGACCGGCTCCACGACCTCCTCGCCGCGGGGTGCCCGGCCGAGAGCGGCGCGTCGATCGTGCACGGCGACTACCGCATCGACAACGCCATCCTCGACCCCGCGGACCCGGGCACGGTCCGCGCCGTGGTCGACTGGGAGATGGCCACCCTCGGCGATCCCCTCGCCGACCTCGCCCTGCACCTGGTCTACGCCGACCCGACCTTCGCGCCGGTACTCGCCGGTTCCGCCGCCTCCACCAGCGAGCGGCTCCCCCCGGCCGCCGACCTGGCCCAGCGTTACGCCCGGTCCGGCGGTCGCGACCTCGGCGAACTCGGCTTCTACCTCTCGCTGGGCTATTTCAAGATCGCCGTCATCGCGGAGGGAATCCACGCCCGCTTCCGCCGGGGCATGACCCGCGGGGCCGGGTTCGACACCGTCGGCGAGGCCGTCGCGCCACTGGCCGCGGCCGGGCTGCGCGTACTCGGTAAAGCATTGTGA
- a CDS encoding TetR/AcrR family transcriptional regulator produces the protein MARSDEIRAAALALFMRLGYEATTMADIGKALGIRGPSLYKHVRSKQELLAGIMTGTMEDLLAQHRAAVATTGDPVERLRRATETHVRYHARHRSEAFVGTREIRSLVEPHREVVLALRAEYEAGFRELVQAGVTAGCFDVASVRLASYAILDLGMGVAVWYRDDGELSEDIVVWQHSEFALRLVGVVRDPGTAAVTRRDRSR, from the coding sequence GTGGCAAGGTCGGATGAGATCCGCGCCGCGGCCTTGGCGCTGTTCATGCGCCTGGGCTACGAGGCGACCACGATGGCCGACATCGGCAAGGCGCTCGGCATTCGCGGCCCGAGCCTGTACAAGCACGTCAGGTCCAAGCAGGAGCTGCTGGCCGGGATCATGACCGGCACGATGGAGGACCTGCTCGCCCAGCACCGGGCGGCGGTCGCGACGACCGGTGACCCGGTCGAACGGCTCCGGCGCGCGACGGAGACGCACGTGCGCTACCACGCCCGGCACCGCAGCGAGGCCTTCGTCGGCACCCGGGAGATCCGCAGCCTCGTCGAACCCCACCGCGAGGTCGTGCTGGCCCTGCGCGCGGAGTACGAGGCCGGCTTCCGTGAGCTCGTCCAGGCCGGTGTGACCGCCGGGTGCTTCGACGTCGCGTCCGTGCGCCTCGCCTCGTACGCCATTCTCGATCTCGGGATGGGTGTCGCGGTCTGGTATCGCGACGACGGCGAGCTGAGTGAGGACATCGTGGTGTGGCAACACAGTGAGTTCGCGTTGCGGCTGGTCGGGGTCGTGCGGGACCCGGGCACCGCGGCTGTCACGCGGCGGGACCGGAGTAGATGA
- a CDS encoding cytochrome P450 gives MTTTEFDHHSGEYARDWREINAGLRGRCPVAHTDAHGGFWVLSKYADIAAVTRDDETFSSYQELPDGSRTGATIPAGPLRQVPIEMDPPEFFDYRKLLNGRFSPASVKRWEPFLRDVTTFCIDNFIESGEADLVSALASPVPAILTLELLGLPTADWRTVSDVTHALVHAVPGSPEYNTAMGSMLGVLGQVNETIAARCAQPQDDLISELVHTEVNGEKMTDARLIEIITLVVFGGVDTTGSLVGSALEWLHHNPAERDRLRADPSLILTATEEFLRYFTPVPGLARTTTTECTVGGQALAAGERLFLSWSSANYDEDVFDRPDDVVLDRQPNRHQSFGLGIHRCLGSNVARLEFRVVLEEVLRRLPDYVVDTGRAQPYPTIAVVNGWISLPVTFTPGTRQGSKFAV, from the coding sequence GTGACAACGACAGAATTCGATCACCACTCAGGCGAATACGCCCGCGACTGGCGGGAGATCAATGCGGGGCTGCGCGGCAGGTGCCCCGTCGCGCACACCGACGCGCACGGTGGTTTCTGGGTGCTGAGCAAGTACGCCGACATCGCCGCGGTCACGCGTGACGACGAGACCTTCTCGTCCTACCAGGAACTTCCGGACGGCTCGCGGACCGGCGCCACGATCCCGGCGGGGCCGTTGCGGCAGGTGCCGATCGAGATGGACCCGCCCGAGTTCTTCGACTATCGCAAACTGCTCAACGGCCGGTTCTCGCCCGCGTCGGTCAAGCGGTGGGAGCCGTTCCTGCGGGACGTCACCACGTTCTGCATCGACAACTTCATCGAGTCGGGCGAGGCCGATCTGGTCAGCGCGCTGGCGTCGCCGGTGCCGGCGATCCTCACACTGGAGTTGCTGGGACTGCCCACCGCAGACTGGCGCACTGTTTCCGACGTGACGCACGCGCTGGTGCACGCGGTGCCCGGCTCGCCGGAGTACAACACGGCGATGGGCAGCATGCTGGGAGTTCTGGGCCAGGTCAACGAGACCATCGCCGCGCGGTGTGCCCAGCCGCAGGACGACCTGATCTCCGAACTCGTGCACACCGAGGTCAACGGCGAGAAGATGACCGACGCCCGGCTGATCGAGATCATCACGCTGGTCGTCTTCGGTGGTGTGGACACCACGGGCAGCCTGGTCGGCAGTGCGCTGGAATGGCTGCACCACAACCCGGCCGAACGGGATCGGCTGCGTGCGGATCCTTCCCTGATTCTCACGGCGACCGAGGAGTTCCTGCGTTACTTCACCCCGGTGCCCGGGCTCGCGCGTACCACGACGACGGAGTGCACGGTCGGCGGGCAGGCGCTGGCCGCGGGGGAGCGGTTGTTCCTGTCCTGGTCCTCGGCCAACTACGACGAGGACGTCTTCGACCGGCCGGACGACGTGGTGCTGGACCGGCAGCCGAACCGGCACCAGTCCTTCGGGCTCGGTATCCACCGCTGCCTCGGTTCGAACGTCGCGCGCCTGGAGTTCCGGGTCGTGCTGGAGGAAGTGCTGCGCCGGCTGCCCGACTACGTCGTGGACACCGGCCGCGCCCAGCCGTACCCGACGATCGCCGTGGTCAACGGCTGGATCTCGTTGCCCGTCACGTTCACGCCCGGCACGCGCCAGGGCTCGAAGTTCGCCGTCTAG
- a CDS encoding ferredoxin — translation MRIAVDAQRCQGHALCAVVAPDLFDLSEEDGHAVPWAAAVPAGREAEAEHAEAGCPERAVELES, via the coding sequence GTGCGCATTGCCGTGGATGCCCAGCGCTGTCAGGGCCACGCTCTCTGTGCGGTGGTCGCGCCGGATCTGTTCGACCTCAGCGAGGAAGACGGGCACGCCGTGCCGTGGGCCGCCGCTGTGCCGGCGGGCCGGGAGGCCGAAGCCGAACACGCCGAGGCCGGTTGCCCCGAGCGGGCCGTCGAGCTCGAGTCCTGA